In one window of Canis aureus isolate CA01 chromosome 25, VMU_Caureus_v.1.0, whole genome shotgun sequence DNA:
- the TNS2 gene encoding tensin-2 isoform X6 produces the protein MRKFCEDKVAAELQPSQRRYISYFSGLLSGSIRMNSSPLFLHYVLVPVLPAFEPGTGFQPFLKIYQSMQLVYTSGIYHIAGPGPQQLCISLEPALLLKGDVMVTCYHKGGRGTDRTLVFRVQFHTCTIHGPRLTFPKDQLDEAWADERFPFQASVEFVFSSSPEKVKGSTPRNDPSVSVDYNTAEPAVRWDSYEHFNQHHEDSVDGSPTHTRGPLDGSPYAQVQRAPRQTPPAPSPEPPPPPMLSVSSDSGHSSTLTAEPAAESPGRPPPTAAERQELDRLLGGCGVAGPGRGAGRETAILDDEEQPPAAAGPPLGVYSGRRPGLSRHCSCRQGYREPCGVPNGGYYRPEGTLDRRRLAYGGYEGHPQGYAEAAVEKRRLCRSLSEGPYPYGPELGKAASADFGYRAPGYRELVILEDPGLPALCSCPACEEKLALPTAALYGLRLEREAGEGWAGEAGKPLLHPLRPGHPLPLLVPACGHHHAPMPDYGCLKPPKASEDGHEGCSCALCPDGRYGHPGYPALVTYGYGGALPSYCPAYGRVPQSCGSPGEGRGYPSSGAHSPRAGSVSPGSPPYPPPRKLSYEIPAEEGGDRYPMPGHLAPAGPLASAESPEPASWREGPSGHSTLPRSPRDAPRSAPSELSGPSTPLHTSSPVQGKDGTRRQDTTSPTLVPTQRPSPGEPLPSVPQGGAEEKAPEAPARSGLELPAPSPFPAASPPGSPHDWPQERSPGSRSDSASPRGPVPTTLPGLRHAPWQGLRDPPDSPDGSPLTPVPTQMPWLVASPEPPQSSPTPAFPVAASYDISGPSQPPLPEKRHLLGPGQQPGPWGPEQASPPARGTSHHVTFAPLLPDQVPQPPEPPAQESQSNVKFVQDTSKFWYKPHLSRDQAIALLKDKDPGAFLIRDSHSFQGAYGLALKVATAPPSAQPWRGDPLEQLVRHFLIETGPKGVKIKGCPSEPYFGSLSALVSQHSISPLSLPCCLRIPSKDPLEETPEAPAPANMSTAADLLRQGAACSVLYLTSVETESLTGPQAVARASSAALSCSPRPTPAVVHFKVSAQGITLTDNQRKLFFRRHYPVNSITFSSTDPQDRRWTNPDGTTSKIFGFVAKKPGSPWENVCHLFAELDPDQPAGAIVTFITKVLLGQRK, from the exons ATGAGGAAGTTCTGCGAGGACAAGGTGGCCGCGGAGCTGCAGCCCTCCCAGCGCCG GTACATCAGCTACTTCAGCGGCCTGCTGTCCGGCTCCATCAGAATGAACAGCAGCCCCCTCTTCCTGCACTACGTGCTCGTGCCCGTGCTGCCAGCCTTTGAGCCCGGCACCG GCTTCCAGCCCTTCCTCAAGATCTACCAGTCCATGCAGCTGGTCTACACCTCGGGAATCTA TCACATCGCCGGCCCCGGGCCGCAGCAGCTCTGCATCAGCCTGGAGCCGGCCCTCCTCCTCAAGGGCGATGTCATG GTGACCTGCTATCACAAGGGTGGCCGGGGGACAGACCGGACCCTTGTGTTTCGAGTCCAGTTCCACACGTGCACCATCCACGGACCACGGCTCACTTTCCCCAAGGACCAGCTGGACGAGGCCTGGGCTG aTGAGAGGTTCCCATTCCAAGCCTCCGTGGAGTTCGTCTTCTCCTCCAGCCCTGAAAAGGTCAAAG GCAGCACCCCACGGAATGACCCTTCGGTCTCCGTTGACTACAACACCGCAGAGCCCGCCGTGCGCTGGGACTCCTACGAGCACTTCAATCAGCACCACGAGGACAGCGTGGACG GCTCCCCCACCCACACCCGGGGACCTCTGGATGGCAGTCCCTACGCCCAGGTGCAGCGGGCCCCCCGCCAGACCCCGCCGGCACCCTCCCCGGAGCCACCTCCGCCCCCCATGCTCTCCGTCAGCAGCGACTCCGGCCACTCGTCCACGCTGACCGCCGAGCCGGCCGCCGAGTCCCCTGGCCGGCCTCCCCCGACGGCCGCCGAGCGCCAGGAGCTGGACCGCCTCctggggggctgcggggtggccgggccgggccggggcgccggGCGGGAGACGGCCATCCTGGACGACGAGGAGCAGCCCCCCGCGGCCGCGGGCCCGCCGCTCGGAGTGTACTCGGGCCGCAGGCCCGGCCTCAGCCGCCACTGCTCCTGCCGCCAGGGCTACCGGGAGCCCTGCGGGGTCCCCAACGGGGGCTACTACCGGCCGGAGGGAACGCTGGACCGGCGGCGGCTGGCCTACGGGGGCTACGAGGGGCACCCCCAGGGCTACGCCGAGGCCGCGGTGGAGAAGAGGCGCCTCTGCCGCTCGCTGTCCGAGGGGCCCTACCCCTACGGCCCGGAGCTGGGGAAAGCCGCCAGCGCGGACTTCGGCTACCGGGCCCCGGGCTACCGGGAGCTGGTGATCCTGGAGGACCCGGGGCTGCCCGCCCTGTGCTCGTGCCCCGCGTGCGAGGAGAAGCTGGCGCTGCCCACTGCGGCCCTGTACGGGCTGCGGCTGGAgcgggaggccggggaggggtgGGCGGGCGAGGCGGGCAAGCCTCTGCTGCACCCGCTGCGCCCCGGGCACCCGCTGCCCCTGCTGGTGCCTGCCTGCGGCCATCACCACGCCCCCATGCCCGACTACGGCTGCCTGAAGCCGCCCAAGGCCAGCGAGGACGGGCACGAGGGCTGCTCCTGCGCCCTGTGCCCCGACGGCAGGTATGGGCATCCGGGGTACCCGGCCCTGGTGACCTACGGCTACGGAGGAGCGCTCCCCAGTTACTGCCCGGCGTACGGCAGGGTGCCTCAGAGCTGTGGCTCCCCGGGTGAGGGCAGGGGGTACCCCAGCTCCGGTGCCCACTCCCCCCGGGCCGGCTCCGTCTCCCCGGGCAGCCCGCCCTACCCACCACCCAGGAAGCTGAGCTACGAGATCCCCgcggaggagggaggggacaggtaCCCGATGCCTGGGCACCTGGCCCCAGCAGGACCCCTGGCATCCGCAG AGTCACCCGAGCCGGCGTCCTGGAGGGAGGGCCCCAGCGGGCACAGCACCCTGCCTCGCTCCCCCCGTGATGCTCCACGCAGCGCGCCCTCCGAGCTCTCGGGGCCCTCCACGCCCTTGCACACCAGCAGCCCGGTCCAGGGCAAGGACGG CACCCGACGGCAGGACACCACGTCCCCCACCTTGGTGCCCACCCAGAGGCCAAGTCCCGGCGAGCCCTTGCCGTCCGTTCCCCAGGGAGGCGCCGAAGAAAAGGCTCCCGAGGCGCCAGCGAGGAGCGGGCTTGAGCTCCCGGCCCCGAGCCCCttccccgccgcctccccgcccggCTCACCCCACGACTGGCCTCAGGAGAGGAGCCCGGGGAGCCGCTCGGACAGCGCCAGCCCCCGGGGCCCCGTGCCCACCACGCTGCCTGGCCTCCGCCATGCCCCCTGGCAGGGCCTCCGAGACCCGCCGGATAGTCCGGACGGGTCCCCCCTCACCCCCGTGCCTACCCAGATGCCCTGGCTCGTGGCCAGCCCGGAGCCGCCGCAGAGCTCCCCCACGCCTGCCTTCCCCGTGGCCGCTTCCTATGACATCAGCGGCCCCTCGCAGCCGCCACTGCCCGAGAAACGCCACTTGCTGGGACCTGGGCAacagccagggccctggggccccgAGCAGGCCTCCCCACCAGCCAGGGGCACCAGTCACCATGTCACCTTTGCACCTCTGCTCCCGGACCAAGTCCCCCAGCCCCCAG AGCCCCCTGCGCAAGAGAGCCAGAGCAACGTCAAGTTCGTCCAGGATACGTCCAAGTTCTGGTACAAACCACACCTGTCCCGTGACCAAG CCATTGCCCTGCTGAAGGACAAGGACCCTGGCGCCTTCCTGATCAGGGACAGTCACTCGTTCCAAGGAGCCTATGGGCTGGCCCTCAAGGTAGCCACAGCTCCACCCAGCGCCCAGCCCTGGAGAG GGGACCCCCTGGAGCAGCTGGTGCGCCATTTCCTCATTGAGACTGGGCCCAAAGGGGTGAAGATCAAGGGCTGTCCCAGCGAGCCCTACTTTG GCAGCCTGTCCGCCCTGGTGTCCCAGCACTCCATCTCCCCGCTGTCCCTGCCCTGCTGCCTGCGCATCCCCAGCAAAG ATCCTCTGGAGGAGACCCCAGAGGCCCCGGCGCCCGCCAACATGAGCACGGCGGCAGACCTCCTCCGTCAGGGCGCCG CCTGCAGCGTGCTCTACCTGACCTCGGTGGAGACCGAGTCCCTGACGGGCCCGCAGGCGGTGGCCCGGGCCAGCTCGGCAGCTCTGAGCTGCAGCCCCCGGCCGACCCCAGCCGTCGTCCACTTCAAGGTCTCGGCCCAGGGCATCACGCTGACAGACAACCAAAGGAA GCTCTTCTTTCGCCGCCATTACCCGGTGAACAGTATCACCTTCTCCAGCACCGATcctcaggaccggag ATGGACCAACCCCGACGGGACCACCTCCAA GATCTTTGGTTTCGTGGCCAAGAAGCCGGGAAGCCCATGGGAGAACGTGTGTCACCTGTTCGCAGAGCTTGACCCAGACCAGCCCGCGGGCGCCATTGTCACCTTTATCACCAAAGTCCTACTGGGCCAGAGAAAGTGA
- the TNS2 gene encoding tensin-2 isoform X5, with translation MQMREARWHILPSDSSSQPKGCRPRLRPEDPVALNPIYFWQITPPTHTHFQGPNPPPSLTPGTGSWPCSQEGGRRPTEGVGACVGRGPPVQSLGLGQLLSKESRARRAMKPRKAEPHSFREKVFRKKPPVCAVCKVTVDGTGVSCRVCKVATHRKCEAKVTSSCQALPPAELRRNTAPVRRIEHLGSTKSLNHSKQRSTLPRSFSLDPLMERRWDLDLTYVTERILAAAFPARPDEQRHRGHLRELAHVLQSKHRDKYLLFNLSEKRHDLTRLNPKVQDFGWPELHAPPLDKLCSICKAMETWLSADPQHVVVLYCKGSKGKLGVIVSAYMHYSKISAGADQALATLTMRKFCEDKVAAELQPSQRRYISYFSGLLSGSIRMNSSPLFLHYVLVPVLPAFEPGTGFQPFLKIYQSMQLVYTSGIYHIAGPGPQQLCISLEPALLLKGDVMVTCYHKGGRGTDRTLVFRVQFHTCTIHGPRLTFPKDQLDEAWADERFPFQASVEFVFSSSPEKVKGSTPRNDPSVSVDYNTAEPAVRWDSYEHFNQHHEDSVDGSPTHTRGPLDGSPYAQVQRAPRQTPPAPSPEPPPPPMLSVSSDSGHSSTLTAEPAAESPGRPPPTAAERQELDRLLGGCGVAGPGRGAGRETAILDDEEQPPAAAGPPLGVYSGRRPGLSRHCSCRQGYREPCGVPNGGYYRPEGTLDRRRLAYGGYEGHPQGYAEAAVEKRRLCRSLSEGPYPYGPELGKAASADFGYRAPGYRELVILEDPGLPALCSCPACEEKLALPTAALYGLRLEREAGEGWAGEAGKPLLHPLRPGHPLPLLVPACGHHHAPMPDYGCLKPPKASEDGHEGCSCALCPDGRYGHPGYPALVTYGYGGALPSYCPAYGRVPQSCGSPGEGRGYPSSGAHSPRAGSVSPGSPPYPPPRKLSYEIPAEEGGDRYPMPGHLAPAGPLASAESPEPASWREGPSGHSTLPRSPRDAPRSAPSELSGPSTPLHTSSPVQGKDGTRRQDTTSPTLVPTQRPSPGEPLPSVPQGGAEEKAPEAPARSGLELPAPSPFPAASPPGSPHDWPQERSPGSRSDSASPRGPVPTTLPGLRHAPWQGLRDPPDSPDGSPLTPVPTQMPWLVASPEPPQSSPTPAFPVAASYDISGPSQPPLPEKRHLLGPGQQPGPWGPEQASPPARGTSHHVTFAPLLPDQVPQPPEPPAQESQSNVKFVQDTSKFWYKPHLSRDQAIALLKDKDPGAFLIRDSHSFQGAYGLALKVATAPPSAQPWRGDPLEQLVRHFLIETGPKGVKIKGCPSEPYFGSLSALVSQHSISPLSLPCCLRIPSKDPLEETPEAPAPANMSTAADLLRQGAASTVDPGKP, from the exons ATGCAAATGAGGGAGGCACGTTGGCACATTCTTCCAAGTGACAGCTCCAGCCAGCCTAAGGGCTGCCGGCCAAGGCTTAGGCCTGAGGACCCCGTGGCCCTTAACCCCATATATTTTTGGCAGAtcactccccccacacacacccacttCCAAGGCCCCAATCCACCTCCTTCCCTGACTCCCGGGACAGGAAGTTGGCCCTGTtcccaggagggaggcaggaggcccaCGGAGGGGGTTGGAGCATGTGTTGGGAGGGGGCCTCCTGTCCAGTCCTTAGGCCTGGGACAGCTGCTGAGCAAGGAGAGCAGAGCTAGGAGGGCCATGAAG CCTCGGAAAGCCGAACCACACAGCTTCCGGGAGAAGGTGTTCCGCAAGAAACCACCGGTCTGCGCGGTGTGTAAGGTGACCGTCGATGGGACTGGAGTCTCATGCAGAG TTTGCAAGGTGGCAACACATAGAAAATGTGAAGCAAAG GTGACTTCGTCCTGTCAGGCCTTGCCTCCCGCCGAGCTG CGGAGAAACACCGCCCCCGTGAGGCGCATAGAGCACCTG GGATCCACCAAGTCTCTGAACCACTCAAAGCAGCGCAGCACCCTGCCCAG GAGCTTCAGCCTGGACCCGCTCATGGAGCGCCGCTGGGACCTGGACCTCACCTACGTGACGGAGCGGATCCTGGCCGCCGCCTTCCCCGCGCGGCCCGACGAGCAGCGACACCGGGGCCACCTGCGCGAGCTGGCTCACGTGCTGCAGTCCAAGCACCGCGACAAGTACCtg CTCTTCAACCTTTCAGAGAAAAGACATGACCTGACCCGCCTAAACCCCAAG GTCCAGGACTTCGGCTGGCCCGAGCTGCACGCGCCCCCCCTGGACAAGCTGTGTTCCATCTGCAAAGCCATGGAGACGTGGCTCAGTGCTGACCCACAGCACGTGGTCGTACTGTACTGCAAG gGGAGCAAGGGCAAGCTCGGCGTCATCGTCTCCGCCTACATGCACTACAGCAAGATCTCTGCAGG GGCAGACCAGGCGCTGGCCACGCTTACCATGAGGAAGTTCTGCGAGGACAAGGTGGCCGCGGAGCTGCAGCCCTCCCAGCGCCG GTACATCAGCTACTTCAGCGGCCTGCTGTCCGGCTCCATCAGAATGAACAGCAGCCCCCTCTTCCTGCACTACGTGCTCGTGCCCGTGCTGCCAGCCTTTGAGCCCGGCACCG GCTTCCAGCCCTTCCTCAAGATCTACCAGTCCATGCAGCTGGTCTACACCTCGGGAATCTA TCACATCGCCGGCCCCGGGCCGCAGCAGCTCTGCATCAGCCTGGAGCCGGCCCTCCTCCTCAAGGGCGATGTCATG GTGACCTGCTATCACAAGGGTGGCCGGGGGACAGACCGGACCCTTGTGTTTCGAGTCCAGTTCCACACGTGCACCATCCACGGACCACGGCTCACTTTCCCCAAGGACCAGCTGGACGAGGCCTGGGCTG aTGAGAGGTTCCCATTCCAAGCCTCCGTGGAGTTCGTCTTCTCCTCCAGCCCTGAAAAGGTCAAAG GCAGCACCCCACGGAATGACCCTTCGGTCTCCGTTGACTACAACACCGCAGAGCCCGCCGTGCGCTGGGACTCCTACGAGCACTTCAATCAGCACCACGAGGACAGCGTGGACG GCTCCCCCACCCACACCCGGGGACCTCTGGATGGCAGTCCCTACGCCCAGGTGCAGCGGGCCCCCCGCCAGACCCCGCCGGCACCCTCCCCGGAGCCACCTCCGCCCCCCATGCTCTCCGTCAGCAGCGACTCCGGCCACTCGTCCACGCTGACCGCCGAGCCGGCCGCCGAGTCCCCTGGCCGGCCTCCCCCGACGGCCGCCGAGCGCCAGGAGCTGGACCGCCTCctggggggctgcggggtggccgggccgggccggggcgccggGCGGGAGACGGCCATCCTGGACGACGAGGAGCAGCCCCCCGCGGCCGCGGGCCCGCCGCTCGGAGTGTACTCGGGCCGCAGGCCCGGCCTCAGCCGCCACTGCTCCTGCCGCCAGGGCTACCGGGAGCCCTGCGGGGTCCCCAACGGGGGCTACTACCGGCCGGAGGGAACGCTGGACCGGCGGCGGCTGGCCTACGGGGGCTACGAGGGGCACCCCCAGGGCTACGCCGAGGCCGCGGTGGAGAAGAGGCGCCTCTGCCGCTCGCTGTCCGAGGGGCCCTACCCCTACGGCCCGGAGCTGGGGAAAGCCGCCAGCGCGGACTTCGGCTACCGGGCCCCGGGCTACCGGGAGCTGGTGATCCTGGAGGACCCGGGGCTGCCCGCCCTGTGCTCGTGCCCCGCGTGCGAGGAGAAGCTGGCGCTGCCCACTGCGGCCCTGTACGGGCTGCGGCTGGAgcgggaggccggggaggggtgGGCGGGCGAGGCGGGCAAGCCTCTGCTGCACCCGCTGCGCCCCGGGCACCCGCTGCCCCTGCTGGTGCCTGCCTGCGGCCATCACCACGCCCCCATGCCCGACTACGGCTGCCTGAAGCCGCCCAAGGCCAGCGAGGACGGGCACGAGGGCTGCTCCTGCGCCCTGTGCCCCGACGGCAGGTATGGGCATCCGGGGTACCCGGCCCTGGTGACCTACGGCTACGGAGGAGCGCTCCCCAGTTACTGCCCGGCGTACGGCAGGGTGCCTCAGAGCTGTGGCTCCCCGGGTGAGGGCAGGGGGTACCCCAGCTCCGGTGCCCACTCCCCCCGGGCCGGCTCCGTCTCCCCGGGCAGCCCGCCCTACCCACCACCCAGGAAGCTGAGCTACGAGATCCCCgcggaggagggaggggacaggtaCCCGATGCCTGGGCACCTGGCCCCAGCAGGACCCCTGGCATCCGCAG AGTCACCCGAGCCGGCGTCCTGGAGGGAGGGCCCCAGCGGGCACAGCACCCTGCCTCGCTCCCCCCGTGATGCTCCACGCAGCGCGCCCTCCGAGCTCTCGGGGCCCTCCACGCCCTTGCACACCAGCAGCCCGGTCCAGGGCAAGGACGG CACCCGACGGCAGGACACCACGTCCCCCACCTTGGTGCCCACCCAGAGGCCAAGTCCCGGCGAGCCCTTGCCGTCCGTTCCCCAGGGAGGCGCCGAAGAAAAGGCTCCCGAGGCGCCAGCGAGGAGCGGGCTTGAGCTCCCGGCCCCGAGCCCCttccccgccgcctccccgcccggCTCACCCCACGACTGGCCTCAGGAGAGGAGCCCGGGGAGCCGCTCGGACAGCGCCAGCCCCCGGGGCCCCGTGCCCACCACGCTGCCTGGCCTCCGCCATGCCCCCTGGCAGGGCCTCCGAGACCCGCCGGATAGTCCGGACGGGTCCCCCCTCACCCCCGTGCCTACCCAGATGCCCTGGCTCGTGGCCAGCCCGGAGCCGCCGCAGAGCTCCCCCACGCCTGCCTTCCCCGTGGCCGCTTCCTATGACATCAGCGGCCCCTCGCAGCCGCCACTGCCCGAGAAACGCCACTTGCTGGGACCTGGGCAacagccagggccctggggccccgAGCAGGCCTCCCCACCAGCCAGGGGCACCAGTCACCATGTCACCTTTGCACCTCTGCTCCCGGACCAAGTCCCCCAGCCCCCAG AGCCCCCTGCGCAAGAGAGCCAGAGCAACGTCAAGTTCGTCCAGGATACGTCCAAGTTCTGGTACAAACCACACCTGTCCCGTGACCAAG CCATTGCCCTGCTGAAGGACAAGGACCCTGGCGCCTTCCTGATCAGGGACAGTCACTCGTTCCAAGGAGCCTATGGGCTGGCCCTCAAGGTAGCCACAGCTCCACCCAGCGCCCAGCCCTGGAGAG GGGACCCCCTGGAGCAGCTGGTGCGCCATTTCCTCATTGAGACTGGGCCCAAAGGGGTGAAGATCAAGGGCTGTCCCAGCGAGCCCTACTTTG GCAGCCTGTCCGCCCTGGTGTCCCAGCACTCCATCTCCCCGCTGTCCCTGCCCTGCTGCCTGCGCATCCCCAGCAAAG ATCCTCTGGAGGAGACCCCAGAGGCCCCGGCGCCCGCCAACATGAGCACGGCGGCAGACCTCCTCCGTCAGGGCGCCG CTTCCACCGTGGATCCGGGGAAACCGTAG